Proteins from a single region of Corylus avellana chromosome ca11, CavTom2PMs-1.0:
- the LOC132165704 gene encoding translocase of chloroplast 90, chloroplastic isoform X1: MPSRSFNQGKMKSIRDWVFSQLVSNSLVSSSPLSGSDSYFNERLLDEEVDSQGSADTASIVASPVLPDASHASHGNQENQYNPSMQQASVEDSYRFSHTSDKQKMDPLAKIEDLQVKFLRLLRRLGQSQENLLVAKVLYRIHLASLIRAGESDLKRVNLVSNRAKAIAAEQESAGLPELDFPFRILVLGKTGVGKSATINSIFDQMKTMTDAFQPATDQIREVVGTVNGIRITVIDTPGLLPSSSSNVRRNKNIMLSVKRFIKRSPPDIVLYFERLDVINMGYSDFPLLNLITEVFGTAIWFNTIIVMTHSSSALPEGPSGYTVNYESHVTQCTDLVQHHIQQAVSDSRLENPVVLVENHPQCKKNTMGEKVLPNGQVWKSQFMLLCICTKVLGDVNSLLKFQDSIELGSLSSTRLPSLPHLLSSFLRHRSISNPNGMDDEIDENLLLDAEDEDDYDQLPPIRILTKSQFERLTNLQKKDYLDELDYREILYLKKQLKEEYQRRRENRLAKMENLVNDDSSDSQLVPPEAVLLPDMAVPPSFDSDCPVHRYRCLVTSDQWTVRPVLDPHGLDHDVGFDGISLETAVEINRNVFASVTGQMSKDKQDFSIQAECAAAYTDSSGPTYAVALDVQSSGKDMIYTVHSNTKLRSLKHNIADCGLSLTSFRDKYYVGAKLEDTIVIGKRLKFVVNAGRMGGPGQVAHGGSFEATLRGSDYPVRNDKVSLTMTLLSFDKETVLGGTLQSEFRLSRSLSVSVNANLNSRKMGQICIKTSSSEHLQIALVAGFTIFKALLRRKATESRGRAALESG; this comes from the exons ATGCCTTCCCGGAGCTTCAATCAGG GTAAAATGAAGAGTATTAGGGATTGGGTTTTTTCTCAATTAGTGTCCAATTCATTGGTCTCATCTAGCCCATTGTCAGGAAGTGACAGTTATTTTAATGAGAGACTTCTGGATGAGGAAGTTGACAGCCAAG GTTCAGCTGATACAGCCAGTATCGTAGCATCCCCAGTACTTCCTGATGCATCACACGCTAGCCATGGTAATCAGGAAAATCAGTATAATCCTTCCATGCAGCAGGCTTCTGTTGAAGACTCCTATCGGTTCTCTCATACCTCTGATAAGCAAAAAATGGATCCACTGGCGAAGATTGAGGATCTCCAAGTTAAGTTCTTGCGCCTTCTCCGACGCCTTGGGCAGTCACAGGAGAATCTTCTggttgcaaaggttttgtatcGGATACACCTAGCAAGCTTGATAAGAGCAGGGGAATCCGACTTGAAAAGAGTTAACCTTGTAAGCAATAGAGCCAAAGCAATTGCAGCAGAGCAAGAGTCAGCTGGCCTGCCTGAATTAGATTTCCCATTTAGAATACTTGTCCTGGGGAAAACAGGGGTTGGCAAGAGTGCTACCATAAACTCTATATTTGATCAAATGAAAACCATGACTGATGCATTTCAACCAGCCACTGATCAGATCCGAGAGGTTGTGGGAACTGTTAATGGAATTAGAATTACGGTAATCGATACCCCTGGTCTCCTGCCTTCCTCTTCCAGTAATGTGAGAAGAAATAAGAACATTATGCTATCTGTGAAGAGATTCATAAAAAGATCACCACCAGATATTGTTTTGTACTTTGAACGCCTCGATGTCATCAACATGGGCTATAGTGATTTCCCTCTTTTGAATCTTATAACTGAAGTTTTTGGTACTGCAATATGGTTCAACACCATCATTGTAATGACTCACTCTTCCTCGGCTCTTCCTGAAGGACCTAGCGGTTATACTGTCAACTATGAGTCACATGTGACCCAATGTACAGATTTAGTGCAGCACCATATACAGCAGGCAGTGTCCGACTCAAGACTTGAAAACCCTGTAGTATTGGTTGAGAACCATCCTCAATGTAAGAAAAACACTATGGGCGAAAAAGTACTTCCAAATGGACAGGTTTGGAAATCTCAGTTCATGTTATTGTGCATTTGTACTAAAGTTCTTGGTGATGTCAATTCCCTATTGAAGTTTCAAGACAGCATTGAACTGGGATCCTTGAGTAGTACCCGGCTGCCTTCTCTGCCTCATCTCCTGTCATCTTTTCTGCGGCATCGCTCTATATCAAATCCAAATGGAATGGATGATGAAATCGATGAGAATTTACTTTTAGATGCAGAGGATGAAGATGACTATGATCAATTACCTCCAATCCGTATCCTGACAAAATCTCAGTTTGAGAGATTGACAAACTTACAGAAAAAAGACTATCTTGATGAGCTGGATTACCGGGAAATACTTTATCTGAAGAAACAGTTGAAGGAAGAGTATCAGAGGCGGAGGGAGAATAGGCTTGCCAAAATGGAAAACTTAGTGAATGACGATAGTTCTGATAGCCAGCTGGTGCCTCCAGAGGCCGTTTTGTTGCCAGATATGGCAGTTCCCCCAAGTTTTGACTCAGATTGTCCTGTACATAGATACCGGTGCCTTGTTACAAGTGACCAGTGGACTGTGAGACCTGTTCTTGATCCCCATGGATTGGATCATGATGTAGGCTTCGATGGAATAAGCCTCGAAACAGCTGTGGAAATAAACAGGAATGTCTTTGCCTCTGTCACAGGACAGATGAGCAAAGACAAGCAGGATTTCAGTATCCAGGCAGAGTGTGCTGCTGCTTACACAGATTCCAGTGGACCTACTTATGCTGTTGCTCTTGATGTTCAATCTTCTGGTAAAGATATGATCTATACAGTTCATAGCAACACAAAGCTGAGGAGCCTAAAGCACAACATTGCTGACTGTGGACTTTCTTTGACATCTTTCAGAGACAAGTATTATGTTGGTGCCAAGCTTGAAGATACCATAGTAATTGGGAAGAGATTGAAGTTTGTGGTTAATGCTGGGCGAATGGGGGGTCCTGGACAAGTGGCACATGGTGGGAGTTTTGAAGCCACTTTAAGAGGGAGTGACTACCCAGTGAGAAATGATAAAGTCAGTCTGACAATGACACTACTTTCCTTCGACAAAGAAACGGTTCTGGGTGGAACTTTACAGTCTGAATTCCGGCTGAGCAGAAGCTTGAGTGTGTCTGTCAATGCCAATCTAAATAGTCGCAAAATGGGACAGATTTGCATAAAAACAAGTAGCTCTGAGCATTTGCAGATTGCTCTGGTTGCAGGTTTTACCATTTTCAAGGCTCTATTGCGTAGAAAGGCAACTGAAAGTAGAGGGAGGGCAGCTTTGGAGAGTGGATAA
- the LOC132165704 gene encoding translocase of chloroplast 90, chloroplastic isoform X2, with the protein MKSIRDWVFSQLVSNSLVSSSPLSGSDSYFNERLLDEEVDSQGSADTASIVASPVLPDASHASHGNQENQYNPSMQQASVEDSYRFSHTSDKQKMDPLAKIEDLQVKFLRLLRRLGQSQENLLVAKVLYRIHLASLIRAGESDLKRVNLVSNRAKAIAAEQESAGLPELDFPFRILVLGKTGVGKSATINSIFDQMKTMTDAFQPATDQIREVVGTVNGIRITVIDTPGLLPSSSSNVRRNKNIMLSVKRFIKRSPPDIVLYFERLDVINMGYSDFPLLNLITEVFGTAIWFNTIIVMTHSSSALPEGPSGYTVNYESHVTQCTDLVQHHIQQAVSDSRLENPVVLVENHPQCKKNTMGEKVLPNGQVWKSQFMLLCICTKVLGDVNSLLKFQDSIELGSLSSTRLPSLPHLLSSFLRHRSISNPNGMDDEIDENLLLDAEDEDDYDQLPPIRILTKSQFERLTNLQKKDYLDELDYREILYLKKQLKEEYQRRRENRLAKMENLVNDDSSDSQLVPPEAVLLPDMAVPPSFDSDCPVHRYRCLVTSDQWTVRPVLDPHGLDHDVGFDGISLETAVEINRNVFASVTGQMSKDKQDFSIQAECAAAYTDSSGPTYAVALDVQSSGKDMIYTVHSNTKLRSLKHNIADCGLSLTSFRDKYYVGAKLEDTIVIGKRLKFVVNAGRMGGPGQVAHGGSFEATLRGSDYPVRNDKVSLTMTLLSFDKETVLGGTLQSEFRLSRSLSVSVNANLNSRKMGQICIKTSSSEHLQIALVAGFTIFKALLRRKATESRGRAALESG; encoded by the exons ATGAAGAGTATTAGGGATTGGGTTTTTTCTCAATTAGTGTCCAATTCATTGGTCTCATCTAGCCCATTGTCAGGAAGTGACAGTTATTTTAATGAGAGACTTCTGGATGAGGAAGTTGACAGCCAAG GTTCAGCTGATACAGCCAGTATCGTAGCATCCCCAGTACTTCCTGATGCATCACACGCTAGCCATGGTAATCAGGAAAATCAGTATAATCCTTCCATGCAGCAGGCTTCTGTTGAAGACTCCTATCGGTTCTCTCATACCTCTGATAAGCAAAAAATGGATCCACTGGCGAAGATTGAGGATCTCCAAGTTAAGTTCTTGCGCCTTCTCCGACGCCTTGGGCAGTCACAGGAGAATCTTCTggttgcaaaggttttgtatcGGATACACCTAGCAAGCTTGATAAGAGCAGGGGAATCCGACTTGAAAAGAGTTAACCTTGTAAGCAATAGAGCCAAAGCAATTGCAGCAGAGCAAGAGTCAGCTGGCCTGCCTGAATTAGATTTCCCATTTAGAATACTTGTCCTGGGGAAAACAGGGGTTGGCAAGAGTGCTACCATAAACTCTATATTTGATCAAATGAAAACCATGACTGATGCATTTCAACCAGCCACTGATCAGATCCGAGAGGTTGTGGGAACTGTTAATGGAATTAGAATTACGGTAATCGATACCCCTGGTCTCCTGCCTTCCTCTTCCAGTAATGTGAGAAGAAATAAGAACATTATGCTATCTGTGAAGAGATTCATAAAAAGATCACCACCAGATATTGTTTTGTACTTTGAACGCCTCGATGTCATCAACATGGGCTATAGTGATTTCCCTCTTTTGAATCTTATAACTGAAGTTTTTGGTACTGCAATATGGTTCAACACCATCATTGTAATGACTCACTCTTCCTCGGCTCTTCCTGAAGGACCTAGCGGTTATACTGTCAACTATGAGTCACATGTGACCCAATGTACAGATTTAGTGCAGCACCATATACAGCAGGCAGTGTCCGACTCAAGACTTGAAAACCCTGTAGTATTGGTTGAGAACCATCCTCAATGTAAGAAAAACACTATGGGCGAAAAAGTACTTCCAAATGGACAGGTTTGGAAATCTCAGTTCATGTTATTGTGCATTTGTACTAAAGTTCTTGGTGATGTCAATTCCCTATTGAAGTTTCAAGACAGCATTGAACTGGGATCCTTGAGTAGTACCCGGCTGCCTTCTCTGCCTCATCTCCTGTCATCTTTTCTGCGGCATCGCTCTATATCAAATCCAAATGGAATGGATGATGAAATCGATGAGAATTTACTTTTAGATGCAGAGGATGAAGATGACTATGATCAATTACCTCCAATCCGTATCCTGACAAAATCTCAGTTTGAGAGATTGACAAACTTACAGAAAAAAGACTATCTTGATGAGCTGGATTACCGGGAAATACTTTATCTGAAGAAACAGTTGAAGGAAGAGTATCAGAGGCGGAGGGAGAATAGGCTTGCCAAAATGGAAAACTTAGTGAATGACGATAGTTCTGATAGCCAGCTGGTGCCTCCAGAGGCCGTTTTGTTGCCAGATATGGCAGTTCCCCCAAGTTTTGACTCAGATTGTCCTGTACATAGATACCGGTGCCTTGTTACAAGTGACCAGTGGACTGTGAGACCTGTTCTTGATCCCCATGGATTGGATCATGATGTAGGCTTCGATGGAATAAGCCTCGAAACAGCTGTGGAAATAAACAGGAATGTCTTTGCCTCTGTCACAGGACAGATGAGCAAAGACAAGCAGGATTTCAGTATCCAGGCAGAGTGTGCTGCTGCTTACACAGATTCCAGTGGACCTACTTATGCTGTTGCTCTTGATGTTCAATCTTCTGGTAAAGATATGATCTATACAGTTCATAGCAACACAAAGCTGAGGAGCCTAAAGCACAACATTGCTGACTGTGGACTTTCTTTGACATCTTTCAGAGACAAGTATTATGTTGGTGCCAAGCTTGAAGATACCATAGTAATTGGGAAGAGATTGAAGTTTGTGGTTAATGCTGGGCGAATGGGGGGTCCTGGACAAGTGGCACATGGTGGGAGTTTTGAAGCCACTTTAAGAGGGAGTGACTACCCAGTGAGAAATGATAAAGTCAGTCTGACAATGACACTACTTTCCTTCGACAAAGAAACGGTTCTGGGTGGAACTTTACAGTCTGAATTCCGGCTGAGCAGAAGCTTGAGTGTGTCTGTCAATGCCAATCTAAATAGTCGCAAAATGGGACAGATTTGCATAAAAACAAGTAGCTCTGAGCATTTGCAGATTGCTCTGGTTGCAGGTTTTACCATTTTCAAGGCTCTATTGCGTAGAAAGGCAACTGAAAGTAGAGGGAGGGCAGCTTTGGAGAGTGGATAA
- the LOC132165316 gene encoding calmodulin-binding receptor-like cytoplasmic kinase 3 has protein sequence MEIKYIILLRMDFVVLILLLLVQLPRLFASEFVQTKVCGADRLAYSYSNGYELFYINRDAVDKALFCEALHYYHANGCIFEEYLAINHCELDLSSAELVVKMGRKLLQVDATKKATVHSPMNDHHKPKAMPYPTIVGLATTGGLVVCCIFLCTCFQRKRKATTAHTVLAKDPHSTDSISSADVNPAPEKIPASPYRLPIPPSPRFSLSPKLTRLGSLHLTLNQVSRATNNFSPSSRIGEGGFGTVYKAQLEGGLVVAIKRAKKELFENLRNEFSSEIELLAKIDHRNLVKLLGYIDRGNERLIITEYVPNGTLREHLDGQRGRILDFNQRLEIAIDVAHGLTYLHLYGEKQIIHRDVKSSNILLTENMRAKVADFGFARLGPVESDQTHISTKVKGTVGYLDPEYMRTYQLTPKSDVYSFGVLLIEILTSHRPVDLKRSVEERVTLRWAFNKYSEGRVVELVDPSMEEVVDAEILMKIFSLAFQCAAPVRADRPDMKSVGEHLWAIRADYLKSARRGQ, from the exons ATGGAAATCAAGTACATTATCTTGTTGAGAATGGATTTTGTGGTGTTAATTCTGTTGCTATTGGTGCAACTGCCAAGACTGTTTGCCTCTGAATTTGTCCAGACAAAGGTTTGTGGTGCTGATCGCTTAGCCTATTCATATTCTAATGGCTATGAACTGTTTTACATAAATAGGGATGCGGTTGACAAAGCTTTGTTTTGTGAGGCCCTCCACTATTATCATGCAAATGGTTGCATATTCGAGGAATACCTTGCAATTAATCACTGTGAATTGGACCTTTCATCAG CTGAATTGGTCGTTAAGATGGGAAGAAAACTTTTGCAAGTGGATGCAACAAAAAAAGCGACAGTCCACTCTCCGATGAATGATCACCATAAGCCCAAAGCTATGCCATACCCAACAATAGTTGGCTTGGCAACAACTGGAGGTTTGGTTGTGTGTTGCATTTTTCTCTGCACCTGCTTTCAGAGGAAAAGGAAAGCAACCACCGCCCACACTGTTCTTGCTAAGGACCCACACTCAA CGGATTCGATTTCTTCTGCTGATGTAAATCCTGCTCCTGAAAAGATTCCAGCCAGTCCATATCGGTTGCCAATACCGCCTAGCCCTAGATTTTCATTGTCTCCAAAACTAACTAGACTGGGATCATTACATCTCACATTGAATCAGGTTTCCAGAGCAACCAACAATTTCTCACCATCATCACGAATTGGTGAAGGAGGCTTTGGAACTGTCTACAAGGCCCAGCTAGAAGGTGGCCTGGTGGTTGCCATTAAACGAGCGAAGAAG GAACTCTTTGAGAATCTGCGAAATGAATTCAGTAGTGAAATTGAACTTCTGGCCAAAATAGATCATCGGAATCTGGTGAAATTACTAGGTTATATTGACAGAGGAAATGAACGCCTTATCATCACAGAGTATGTGCCAAACGGTACTCTAAGAGAACATTTGGATG GTCAGCGTGGAAGAATCCTGGATTTCAATCAACGACTTGAAATTGCCATCGATGTTGCTCATGGACTTACTTATCTCCATTTATATGGAG AGAAGCAAATTATCCATCGAGACGTGAAATCATCCAATATTCTTCTCACAGAGAACATGAGAGCCAAAGTGGCCGATTTTGGATTCGCAAGGCTTGGTCCAGTGGAGTCTGATCAAACACATATTTCTACCAAAGTGAAGGGGACAGTTGGTTACCTAGATCCTGAGTACATGAGGACCTATCAACTCACCCCCAAGAGTGATGTTTACTCATTTGGTGTTTTACTTATAGAGATTCTGACAAGCCACCGTCCTGTGGATTTGAAGAGATCTGTTGAAGAGCGGGTGACACTTAGATGG GCCTTTAATAAGTACAGTGAAGGAAGAGTGGTGGAATTAGTGGATCCTTCAATGGAAGAAGTCGTAGATGCAGAGATActcatgaaaatattttctctggCATTCCAGTGTGCAGCACCGGTTCGAGCTGATCGCCCGGACATGAAATCAGTTGGAGAGCATTTGTGGGCAATAAGGGCGGACTACCTCAAGAGTGCAAGGAGAGGGCAATGA